From the Saccharomonospora marina XMU15 genome, the window GCAACTTCGACACCGAGTACGCCGACCATGCCCGGATGCGCGCACAGCTACAGCCGCACTTCACGCCCAAACACCTGCGCGCCCTGCGACCACGTGTCGAGGAGCTGACCGAACGGCTGCTGGACGACCTCGCCACCGCGGACAAACCCGCGGACCTGCACACCGCGCTCGCGTTGCCGCTGCCGATACTGGTGATCTGCGAACTGCTAGGGGTGCCCTACGAGGAAAGGAAAAGGTTCCGGGCGTGGACCCAGGCCGCGGGCGACATCCGCGACCGCGCGCGCTCGGAGCAGGGTCTTGCCGCGTTGTTCGACTACGGCCGAGAACTCCTGCAGCGCAAGCGCACCGACCCGGGCGACGACGTGATCTCCCGGTTGGCCGCGGACAGCGACATCACCGACGACGAGGCCGCCATGCTCGCCATGGCACTGCTGTTCGCCGGACACGAGACCACCGTCACGCAAATCGGCATCGGCGCGCTGTTGCTGCTGACCAACCCTGATCAGTGGCAGGCGCTGGCCGAGGACCCCGCACTGGTACCGAACGCGGTGGAGGAACTGCTTCGCGCGCCGGGCAAGGGTGGCGGTGGGATTCCGCGTTACGCGCGCGTGGACCTCGAAGTGGATGGCGTCCCCATCCGGGCGGGCGAACTCGTCCTGCTGGACAACGGTGCCGCCAACCACGACCCGGCCGCCTTCACCGAACCCGACCGCGTCGACATCGGCCGCGAGACCGCGAGGGCCCACCTGACCTTCGGGCACGGCCTGCGGTACTGCATCGGGGCACCCCTTGCCCGCCTGGAACTGCAGGCGGCGTTCGGCGGCCTCACCGCACGGTTTCCGACGATGCGGCTCGCAGTGCCGGTGCGGCGACTGACCCTTCGCCGAGACGTGCTGACCGGCGGCCTGGCCGAGCTGCCGGTGACGTGGTGACGGGCGGCCTCACTACCCGAGCCTTGCGACCTGCCTGATCCGTGCGGCCAACTCGGGAAACGGCACCGGATCACCGCCTGCCTCGCGGACGCGCCGCATCGTCATCCTGATCCTGCCCTTGGCGCCGGACGGAAAGGACCGCAGACCTTCCCCGGACACGATGGTGAACTCCCACTGGTTCACGTCCAGCGCGTCGTATGTCGTCGGGTCGGCATTCGTGTGGACCGCGAACACGTACACGTCGGCGTGGAACCGCCTCCCGCCGACGTAGGCGCCGGTTTCGTGGTCCCAGGCCGGCGTGGGTTTGAGCTCCCAACTCGGCTGCCGCGTGCTTCGGGGGCTGCTCCGCCACGGCTGCACTCGGCCACTCGACTTCACCTCGATGCGCAGGCCGTCACCGGTCTCGACATCCCACGCGTCCCATTCCCGGCGGATGCCGCCGAGGCCGAGCGCCCGGCGGACCAGGTACTCGGCCAGATAGCCCCGCTGGGTGTTCGTACGCAGATCCGACATCGCGAACCGCCAGAAATCCGCAACAGTGGCATCGATACCGACGAACCTCTCCTGGCCCGTCAACGGCGCCGGTTCGGCTGTCAGCTGCTCTCCCACGTGCCCGCGCTCGTCACCCCGACCCGGACGTAGCGGTCAGAGCAGCTTGCGCACCGCGTTGGCGACGTCGGGCAGCGCCACCCGCTCCTGCTCACCGGAAACGAGGTCCCTCACGGTCGCCATGCCCTCGGCGTGGTCCTGCTCGCCGATGATGACGACGGCTCGTGCGCCCGCCTTGTCGGCGCGCCCGATCTCCTTGCCCAGTTTGGCCGACTCCAGCGGCGTCGTGGTGCGAACGCCCGCCGCACGCAGCTGCGCCGCGGCGGTTCGCGCCGGCTCGAACAACGCCTCAGCCGTCGGGATGACGACGGCATCGACCTTGTTGGCAGGCTCGGGCAGCAGGCCGTGTGTGGAGAGGAAGTCCATCAGCGTGACGTCGCCCATACCGAACCCGAAGCCGGGAACAGCCTGGGCCGAGTACAGGCCGACGAGGTTGTCGTACCGGCCCCCTCCGAACAGGCTGCGGCGGTTCTGCGGGCTGGCGTCGAACACCTCGAACACGGTGGAGGTGTAGTAGTCGAAGCCCCTCACGATCAGCGGGTCGACCTTGATCCGGTCGCGGGCACGGGAGTTCATCACCTCGATCAGCTTCGAGCCCGCGCGCGCCTGCTCGGACAGCTCCGGCAAGATCTCCTCGCCCGCCTGCACGACCTCGCGCAGCCGCGCGAACCGGGACTCCGAAAGGCCGATCTCCTCCGCGTCGGCGCGAAGCTTGTCCTCGGGGTACT encodes:
- a CDS encoding cytochrome P450, translating into MTTPPTLPFAQPRPLRVPPLLRQLQARGVVHRVRTAVGDNAWLVTGYDEVRRLLADDRLGRAHPDPEHAPRTGESALFGGPLGNFDTEYADHARMRAQLQPHFTPKHLRALRPRVEELTERLLDDLATADKPADLHTALALPLPILVICELLGVPYEERKRFRAWTQAAGDIRDRARSEQGLAALFDYGRELLQRKRTDPGDDVISRLAADSDITDDEAAMLAMALLFAGHETTVTQIGIGALLLLTNPDQWQALAEDPALVPNAVEELLRAPGKGGGGIPRYARVDLEVDGVPIRAGELVLLDNGAANHDPAAFTEPDRVDIGRETARAHLTFGHGLRYCIGAPLARLELQAAFGGLTARFPTMRLAVPVRRLTLRRDVLTGGLAELPVTW
- the hisS gene encoding histidine--tRNA ligase; this translates as MGKYLPTEPYRGTRDFLPEEMSVRQQVFQRLYEVIEVFGYQRYDGPVLELTEIYEAKSSREIVEQQLYTLTDRGGRRLALRPEMTPSVARIIAGNLGRLTFPVRWYSHPNCFRYERPQRGRVREHWQINVDLFGSSSSAVEVEFIELIHAMMAGLGATEDMYVLRMSDRVLLDAIFTEILEVEDEQRRQVAGLLDRWEKYPEDKLRADAEEIGLSESRFARLREVVQAGEEILPELSEQARAGSKLIEVMNSRARDRIKVDPLIVRGFDYYTSTVFEVFDASPQNRRSLFGGGRYDNLVGLYSAQAVPGFGFGMGDVTLMDFLSTHGLLPEPANKVDAVVIPTAEALFEPARTAAAQLRAAGVRTTTPLESAKLGKEIGRADKAGARAVVIIGEQDHAEGMATVRDLVSGEQERVALPDVANAVRKLL